The Rhodococcus sp. X156 genome window below encodes:
- a CDS encoding LLM class F420-dependent oxidoreductase, translating to MRVGLGSPIVALSGNRPAWESEAGPAELVRVAQAADQLGYDFMTCGDHVAVPPGLPRGERFYDPLATFAFLAGQTSRIRFLPYVLVLPFYHPLELAKRYGTLDHLSGGRLVLGLGVGNLEEEFDLLGKPFADRGPRADDALRALRAALGKRVVSYDGPYYSFENLVIDPHAAQEKLPLWIGGHSKRALRRAVTLADGWSPAPQAFRGPSPELMRQMLDEVDPPAGFDVVFTPGGRIDAIGAPDSVGEMLETAEKAGGTLVNLTLRHESLEHYLEQLAAFAELAGLPG from the coding sequence ATGCGGGTAGGCCTCGGCTCTCCCATCGTGGCGCTCTCGGGCAACCGCCCGGCGTGGGAGAGCGAGGCCGGTCCGGCCGAGCTGGTGCGGGTGGCCCAGGCCGCCGACCAGCTCGGCTACGACTTCATGACCTGCGGCGACCACGTGGCAGTGCCCCCGGGCCTGCCCCGTGGCGAGCGGTTCTACGACCCGCTGGCGACGTTCGCGTTCCTGGCCGGCCAGACCAGCCGCATCCGGTTCCTGCCGTACGTGCTGGTGCTGCCCTTCTACCACCCGCTGGAGCTGGCCAAGCGCTACGGCACGCTGGACCACCTCAGCGGTGGCCGGCTGGTGCTGGGCCTCGGGGTGGGCAACCTCGAGGAAGAGTTCGACCTGCTCGGCAAGCCCTTCGCCGACCGCGGTCCCCGGGCCGACGACGCGCTGCGGGCGCTGCGCGCGGCGCTGGGCAAGCGGGTGGTGTCCTACGACGGTCCGTACTACTCCTTCGAGAACCTGGTGATCGACCCGCACGCGGCGCAGGAGAAGCTGCCCCTGTGGATCGGTGGGCACAGCAAGCGGGCGCTGCGGCGTGCCGTGACGCTGGCTGACGGGTGGTCGCCCGCGCCGCAGGCGTTCCGCGGCCCCTCCCCGGAGCTGATGCGCCAGATGCTCGACGAGGTGGACCCGCCGGCCGGGTTCGACGTGGTCTTCACCCCCGGTGGGCGCATCGACGCCATCGGCGCGCCCGACTCGGTCGGCGAGATGCTGGAGACGGCGGAGAAGGCGGGCGGCACGCTGGTGAACCTGACGCTGCGCCACGAGTCGCTGGAGCACTACCTGGAGCAGCTCGCGGCCTTCGCCGAGCTCGCCGGCCTCCCCGGCTGA
- a CDS encoding ferredoxin: MSVRPDNRLEDTPMQQVRCRACTASVTARKSSWDQTTIQWHDDAVEACLERRAASPRPGPNGGTFSGCQELRQSIREAAVAGTLEVVSHEPLPVNPEAAFAGHDQAAH; this comes from the coding sequence ATGAGCGTTCGGCCCGACAACCGTCTCGAGGACACGCCGATGCAGCAGGTGCGCTGCCGGGCGTGCACCGCATCGGTCACGGCACGCAAGAGCAGCTGGGACCAGACGACCATCCAGTGGCACGACGACGCGGTGGAGGCCTGCCTGGAGCGGCGGGCGGCCTCCCCGCGTCCCGGGCCCAACGGTGGCACCTTCTCCGGCTGCCAGGAGCTGCGGCAGAGCATCCGGGAGGCCGCAGTGGCCGGGACGCTGGAGGTGGTCTCCCACGAGCCGCTTCCGGTCAACCCGGAGGCAGCCTTCGCCGGTCACGACCAGGCCGCGCACTGA
- a CDS encoding DsbA family oxidoreductase yields MSSPLKVDIWSDIACPWCYVGKHRFEEGVRRYQQAGGGEVEVEYHSFELAPDTPVDYEGSEVDFLAQHKGMPVEQVRQLLEQMTATGAAEGITFDYAAVRHTKTLKAHEVLHVAKAHGLQVQLKERLLHAYFTEGRHVGHDDDLAELAAEVGLDAAQVRADLAEGTYRDAVQADIDQARAYGISGVPFFVIDGRYGVSGAQPAELFEQALTQAAAEVPA; encoded by the coding sequence ATGAGCAGCCCGCTGAAGGTAGACATCTGGTCCGACATCGCCTGCCCCTGGTGCTACGTCGGCAAGCACCGCTTCGAGGAGGGGGTGCGCCGCTACCAGCAGGCCGGTGGCGGCGAGGTGGAGGTGGAGTACCACTCCTTCGAGCTCGCCCCAGACACCCCGGTGGACTACGAGGGCAGCGAGGTCGACTTCCTCGCCCAGCACAAGGGCATGCCCGTCGAGCAGGTCCGCCAGCTGCTGGAGCAGATGACCGCCACCGGCGCCGCCGAGGGCATCACCTTCGACTACGCGGCCGTCCGGCACACCAAGACCCTCAAGGCGCACGAGGTGCTGCACGTGGCCAAGGCCCACGGGCTGCAGGTGCAGCTCAAGGAGCGGCTGCTGCACGCCTACTTCACCGAGGGCCGCCACGTCGGCCACGACGACGACCTCGCCGAGCTGGCCGCGGAGGTGGGCCTGGACGCCGCGCAGGTGCGTGCCGACCTGGCCGAGGGCACCTACCGCGACGCGGTGCAGGCCGACATCGACCAGGCCCGCGCCTACGGCATCAGCGGCGTGCCGTTCTTCGTCATCGACGGCCGCTACGGCGTCTCCGGCGCCCAGCCGGCCGAGCTGTTCGAGCAGGCCCTCACCCAGGCCGCCGCCGAGGTGCCGGCGTGA
- a CDS encoding alpha/beta hydrolase translates to MTTHELPTRQEAGYQQVSFSSAGTTCDAWHFTAGSDALTTAAGRPVVVMAHGLGGTKDSGLQPFAEALAAAGLDVFAFDYRGFGTSGGSPRQRVSPTGQLADYRAAMRAAAALDGVDAHRLVLWGVSLSGGHVLAAGADRDDVAAVISLTPLVDGTSAGRHAMAHHKPTELLRSGAAAVRSRVSGLVGRAPVMMPVVGRPGEMAALSLDGCYEDYLSLAGPSWRNEIDAAVGVELGSYKPGKQADRLRCPLLVQIGDFDRSAPPQAAATAAFAGRAEVRHYPCDHFDVWPGKEWFDTTVAHQVAFLTRHLAPAD, encoded by the coding sequence ATGACCACGCACGAGCTCCCCACCCGCCAGGAAGCCGGCTACCAGCAGGTCTCCTTCTCCTCGGCCGGCACCACCTGCGACGCCTGGCACTTCACCGCCGGCTCCGACGCGTTGACCACCGCGGCGGGACGGCCAGTGGTGGTGATGGCGCACGGGCTGGGTGGCACCAAGGACTCTGGGCTGCAGCCCTTCGCCGAGGCGCTGGCCGCCGCGGGGCTGGACGTGTTCGCCTTCGACTACCGCGGCTTCGGCACCAGCGGCGGCAGCCCCCGCCAGCGAGTGTCACCCACCGGCCAGCTGGCCGACTACCGCGCCGCCATGCGGGCCGCCGCGGCGCTGGACGGGGTGGACGCGCACCGGCTGGTGCTGTGGGGGGTGTCGCTGTCGGGCGGGCACGTGCTGGCCGCCGGCGCCGATCGCGACGACGTGGCCGCCGTCATCTCGCTGACCCCGCTGGTGGACGGCACGTCCGCGGGACGGCACGCCATGGCCCACCACAAGCCCACTGAGCTGCTGCGCTCCGGCGCGGCCGCGGTGCGCAGCCGGGTGTCCGGCCTGGTCGGCAGGGCGCCGGTGATGATGCCGGTGGTGGGCCGGCCGGGGGAGATGGCCGCGCTGTCGCTGGACGGCTGCTACGAGGACTACCTCTCCCTCGCCGGCCCGTCGTGGCGCAACGAGATCGACGCCGCGGTGGGCGTGGAGCTGGGCAGCTACAAGCCGGGCAAGCAGGCTGACCGGCTGCGCTGCCCGCTGCTGGTGCAGATCGGCGACTTCGACCGCAGCGCCCCGCCGCAGGCCGCCGCCACCGCTGCCTTCGCGGGCCGGGCCGAGGTGCGCCACTACCCGTGCGACCACTTCGACGTGTGGCCCGGCAAGGAGTGGTTCGACACCACCGTGGCCCACCAGGTGGCGTTCCTGACCCGCCACCTGGCCCCCGCCGACTAG
- a CDS encoding TetR/AcrR family transcriptional regulator produces the protein MSARSLTDRRAGAAGDLRRTALLRALDEQLRQTDGDLDAVNVGDLTKQAGVTRPAFYFYFESKAAAVAAAADEMYGEVSTATSVLLGEGDPATRITRTLASLVRAGRDHRHLYRAMLQARNTSAEVRALWEADRRQFVAPIAAMITDERAAGRAAAGAPADALATMLLDLNERLLERLTFVTDADPTALTDAVAAIWLATIYGRTDLLHPSTHLTTQQGTPE, from the coding sequence GTGAGCGCACGGTCGCTGACCGACCGCCGCGCTGGTGCCGCCGGCGACCTCCGCAGGACCGCGTTGCTGCGAGCCCTGGACGAGCAGCTGCGGCAGACCGACGGGGACCTGGACGCGGTCAACGTCGGCGACCTCACCAAGCAGGCCGGGGTGACGCGGCCGGCGTTCTACTTCTACTTCGAGAGCAAGGCGGCTGCCGTTGCCGCCGCGGCCGACGAGATGTACGGCGAGGTCTCCACCGCGACGTCGGTGCTGCTCGGTGAGGGCGACCCGGCCACCCGGATCACCCGGACGCTCGCGTCGCTGGTGCGCGCCGGGCGCGACCACCGCCACCTCTACCGGGCCATGCTGCAGGCCCGCAACACCTCGGCCGAGGTCCGTGCTCTCTGGGAGGCCGACCGCCGTCAGTTCGTCGCCCCGATCGCGGCGATGATCACTGACGAGCGGGCCGCGGGCCGCGCCGCCGCGGGCGCACCCGCGGACGCCCTGGCCACCATGCTCCTCGACCTCAACGAACGACTGCTGGAGCGGCTCACCTTCGTCACCGACGCCGACCCCACCGCGCTGACCGACGCCGTGGCCGCCATCTGGCTGGCCACCATCTACGGACGCACCGACCTGCTGCACCCGAGCACCCACCTGACCACACAGCAAGGGACACCGGAATGA
- a CDS encoding Rieske 2Fe-2S domain-containing protein — MSIVEDEVRQIENDGVPDRYARGWHCLGLQRDFADGKPHSIEAFGQKLVVFAGEDGKISVLDAYCRHMGGDLSQGQVKGNTVACPFHDWRWGGDGKCKAVPYAKRVPLRARTAAWPTLLQDGMLFVWNDPEGNPPPADVTIPRIAAYDDPEYTDWVWYTTKIEGSNCREIIDNVVDMAHFFYIHYSFPTYFKNVFEGHTATQWMNGEGRDDIQRAAASDPNAPISTGNSSVASYHGPSFMIDDLVYHYQNAEDVPSVLINCHYPIDANSFVLQYGVIVKKLPGLDDAAAEAMARKMGDFIRLGFEQDVHIWKHKARIDNPLLTEEDGPVYQLRRWYEQFYVDVADVTPDMTDRFEFEIDTTQPNQAWRAEVAQNIATRDAADRETAESQPV, encoded by the coding sequence TCGAGGACGAGGTCCGCCAGATCGAGAACGACGGCGTGCCGGACCGCTACGCACGTGGCTGGCACTGCCTGGGCCTGCAGCGCGACTTCGCCGACGGCAAGCCGCACTCCATCGAGGCCTTCGGCCAGAAGCTCGTGGTCTTCGCCGGCGAGGACGGCAAGATCAGCGTGCTCGACGCCTACTGCCGCCACATGGGCGGCGACCTCTCCCAGGGCCAGGTCAAGGGCAACACGGTGGCCTGCCCGTTCCACGACTGGCGCTGGGGCGGCGACGGCAAGTGCAAGGCCGTGCCCTACGCCAAGCGCGTCCCGCTGCGCGCCCGCACCGCGGCGTGGCCCACGCTGCTGCAGGACGGCATGCTCTTCGTCTGGAACGACCCCGAGGGCAACCCCCCGCCGGCGGACGTGACCATCCCGCGCATCGCGGCCTACGACGACCCGGAGTACACCGACTGGGTCTGGTACACCACCAAGATCGAGGGCTCCAACTGCCGCGAGATCATCGACAACGTCGTGGACATGGCGCACTTCTTCTACATCCACTACTCCTTCCCGACGTACTTCAAGAACGTCTTCGAGGGGCACACCGCCACCCAGTGGATGAACGGTGAGGGCCGCGACGACATCCAGCGCGCCGCCGCGTCGGACCCCAACGCGCCGATCAGCACGGGCAACTCATCGGTCGCCTCGTACCACGGACCGTCGTTCATGATCGACGACCTCGTGTACCACTACCAGAACGCTGAGGACGTCCCCAGCGTGCTCATCAACTGCCACTACCCGATCGACGCCAACTCCTTCGTGCTGCAGTACGGCGTCATCGTCAAGAAGCTGCCGGGCCTGGACGACGCGGCCGCCGAGGCGATGGCCCGCAAGATGGGTGACTTCATCCGGCTCGGCTTCGAGCAGGACGTGCACATCTGGAAGCACAAGGCCCGCATCGACAACCCGCTGCTCACCGAGGAGGACGGCCCGGTCTACCAGCTGCGTCGCTGGTACGAGCAGTTCTACGTCGACGTCGCCGACGTGACGCCGGACATGACGGACCGGTTCGAGTTCGAGATCGACACCACGCAGCCGAACCAGGCGTGGCGTGCCGAGGTCGCCCAGAACATCGCCACCCGGGACGCCGCCGATCGCGAGACCGCCGAGAGCCAGCCGGTCTGA
- a CDS encoding NAD(P)-binding domain-containing protein has protein sequence MSRPTTAVIGAGISGLTAGKMLGDYGVPYTCFEMSDRIGGNWAFGNPNGVSSAYRSLHIDTSKHQLSFRDFPMPMTYPDFPHHTQVKAYLEDYATAFDLKQHIEFDNGVEHAERLAGGGWELTTGRGETRRFDFLVVGNGHHWDPRTPSFPGTFSGVEMHSHHYIDPRSPLDLTGKRILVVGLGNSAADITVELSSRTLQNDVTLSTRSGAWIVPKYLAGKPADKYFKTSPTIPARWQRKLTQLTAPLIAGNPEDYGLPKPNHKFMEAHPTQSVELPLRLGSGDVVAKPNVTLLDGETVHFEDGTSSDFDVIVYATGYNITFPFFDESFLSAPDNHVPLYKRMFKPGIDDLAFVGFAQSTPTLFPFVECQARLVAAYAAGRYRLPSVAEMEQVIVAEEQKYTGHMVASARHTQQVDFFLYEHDMRTKELPAGLQRATAEGAPLLAGRTT, from the coding sequence GTGTCCCGTCCCACCACCGCCGTCATCGGCGCCGGCATCAGCGGTCTCACCGCGGGCAAGATGCTCGGCGACTACGGCGTGCCGTACACCTGCTTCGAGATGTCCGACCGCATCGGCGGCAACTGGGCGTTCGGCAACCCCAACGGGGTCAGCAGCGCCTACCGGTCGCTGCACATCGACACCTCCAAGCACCAGCTGTCCTTCCGGGACTTCCCGATGCCGATGACCTACCCGGACTTCCCGCACCACACCCAGGTCAAGGCCTACCTGGAGGACTACGCCACGGCGTTCGACCTCAAGCAGCACATCGAGTTCGACAACGGGGTGGAGCACGCCGAGCGGCTCGCCGGTGGGGGCTGGGAGCTCACCACCGGGCGCGGCGAGACTCGACGATTCGACTTCCTCGTGGTCGGCAACGGCCACCACTGGGACCCGCGCACCCCCAGCTTCCCCGGCACGTTCTCCGGGGTGGAGATGCACTCCCACCACTACATCGACCCGCGCAGCCCGCTGGACCTCACCGGCAAGCGGATCCTGGTGGTGGGGCTGGGTAACAGCGCCGCCGACATCACCGTCGAGCTGTCCTCGCGCACCCTGCAGAACGACGTCACCCTCTCCACCCGCTCCGGCGCCTGGATCGTGCCCAAGTACCTGGCGGGCAAGCCGGCCGACAAGTACTTCAAGACCTCGCCCACCATCCCGGCGCGCTGGCAGCGCAAGCTCACCCAGCTCACCGCGCCGCTGATCGCCGGCAACCCCGAGGACTACGGCCTGCCCAAGCCCAACCACAAGTTCATGGAGGCCCACCCCACCCAGTCGGTGGAGCTGCCGCTGCGGCTGGGCTCCGGCGACGTGGTGGCCAAGCCCAACGTCACCCTGCTGGACGGGGAGACGGTGCACTTCGAGGACGGCACCAGCAGCGACTTCGACGTCATCGTCTACGCCACCGGCTACAACATCACCTTCCCGTTCTTCGACGAGAGCTTCCTCAGCGCGCCGGACAACCACGTGCCGCTGTACAAGCGGATGTTCAAGCCGGGCATCGACGACCTCGCCTTCGTCGGGTTCGCCCAGTCCACGCCCACCCTGTTCCCGTTCGTGGAGTGCCAGGCCCGCCTCGTCGCGGCCTACGCGGCCGGGCGCTACCGGCTGCCGTCGGTGGCCGAGATGGAGCAGGTGATCGTGGCGGAGGAGCAGAAGTACACCGGACACATGGTGGCCTCGGCGAGGCACACCCAGCAGGTGGACTTCTTCCTCTACGAGCACGACATGCGCACCAAGGAGCTGCCCGCCGGGCTGCAGCGCGCCACCGCTGAGGGCGCGCCCCTGCTCGCCGGCCGGACCACGTGA
- a CDS encoding HNH endonuclease signature motif containing protein: MDMAGALADPTGVELWRLGSDELVTFARDLGTATSAIQGLQLRTITEIDRRGAAIELGAANTARWLTDVSRVSPGAASRMVRLGLALDRLPDVAAALDSGAITVDHAEVIVRVLQQLPDDLPGDGVDACRTYLLDAARLEDPQALGRRGRELLARICPDDAELTEEQAVARRDLRISDCGDGLHKVTGWLDTEAAELARSVLSPLAKPRSEENGEKDPRSPARRLGDALVDLLGRAADHACVPGEGYARPHLTLHVRADALAAGHGPAAELTFLGPLSIAAARRLACDAEITPMTLDEHGVPLDVGRTTYTVSGSLRRALIARDRGCAFPGCGRPPGWCHAHHIIHWADNGDTALSNLVLLCGHHHRVVHHQGWSVAIGKDRQPWFTPPAWIDPGGTPRPSHQRRPQPAHPPGDYRGAA; this comes from the coding sequence ATGGACATGGCCGGTGCCCTCGCAGACCCCACTGGGGTGGAGCTGTGGCGCCTGGGGTCGGACGAGCTGGTGACGTTCGCTCGCGACCTCGGCACCGCCACCTCTGCCATTCAGGGCCTGCAGCTACGAACCATCACCGAGATCGATCGGCGGGGAGCAGCAATCGAGCTGGGCGCCGCGAACACCGCGCGGTGGCTGACCGACGTGAGCCGCGTGTCCCCGGGTGCGGCATCGCGAATGGTGCGGTTGGGCCTGGCCCTGGATCGGCTGCCCGATGTGGCCGCTGCGCTGGACTCCGGCGCCATCACGGTGGACCACGCGGAGGTGATCGTGCGGGTGCTGCAGCAGCTGCCCGACGACCTACCCGGTGACGGTGTCGACGCCTGCCGCACCTACCTGCTGGACGCCGCCCGCCTGGAGGACCCCCAGGCATTGGGCCGCCGCGGTCGCGAGCTGCTCGCCCGCATCTGCCCCGACGATGCTGAGCTCACCGAGGAACAAGCCGTCGCACGCCGGGACCTGCGCATCAGTGACTGCGGCGACGGGCTGCACAAGGTGACCGGCTGGCTGGACACCGAAGCCGCCGAGCTCGCCCGCTCCGTCCTCTCTCCCCTGGCCAAGCCACGATCGGAAGAAAACGGAGAGAAGGACCCCCGCTCACCCGCCCGACGCCTCGGAGATGCGCTCGTCGATCTGTTGGGGCGCGCGGCCGATCACGCCTGCGTGCCCGGGGAGGGCTACGCCCGCCCGCACCTCACCCTGCATGTCCGCGCCGACGCCCTCGCCGCCGGCCATGGCCCGGCCGCAGAGCTCACCTTCCTCGGACCCCTGTCCATCGCCGCCGCCCGCCGATTGGCCTGCGACGCCGAGATCACCCCCATGACCCTGGACGAGCACGGCGTCCCACTCGACGTCGGCCGCACCACCTACACCGTCTCCGGCAGCCTGCGACGCGCGTTGATCGCCCGCGACCGCGGCTGCGCCTTCCCCGGCTGCGGCCGACCACCAGGCTGGTGCCACGCCCACCACATCATCCACTGGGCGGACAACGGCGACACCGCACTAAGCAACCTGGTTCTCCTCTGCGGGCACCATCACCGGGTCGTGCACCACCAAGGCTGGTCCGTAGCCATCGGCAAGGACCGCCAACCCTGGTTCACTCCACCGGCCTGGATCGACCCCGGCGGCACCCCACGACCGTCGCACCAGCGAAGACCACAGCCTGCTCACCCACCGGGTGATTACAGGGGGGCGGCCTAG